In Aliiglaciecola sp. LCG003, a genomic segment contains:
- the tsaE gene encoding tRNA (adenosine(37)-N6)-threonylcarbamoyltransferase complex ATPase subunit type 1 TsaE yields MKYTQFLQDEQATYALAGVVAKLCMQRTVIYLSGDLGAGKTTFSRGFLHGLGFEGIVKSPTYTLVEPYEVAGWRVFHFDLYRLSDPEELEFMGIRDYFEDDCLCLIEWPDKGADLLASADLEISIGFESEGRQINILANNDYGRMIVSKLK; encoded by the coding sequence ATGAAATATACACAGTTTTTACAAGATGAGCAGGCGACTTATGCCTTGGCCGGAGTCGTGGCTAAGCTTTGCATGCAACGCACTGTCATCTATTTATCAGGTGATTTAGGCGCGGGAAAAACAACCTTTAGTAGAGGGTTTTTGCACGGTTTAGGCTTTGAAGGTATTGTAAAAAGTCCCACCTATACTCTTGTCGAGCCCTACGAAGTCGCAGGGTGGCGCGTGTTTCATTTTGATCTTTATCGTTTGTCTGACCCAGAAGAACTGGAGTTTATGGGCATACGGGATTATTTTGAAGACGATTGTTTGTGTTTGATCGAGTGGCCCGATAAAGGTGCTGACCTATTGGCATCGGCTGATTTAGAGATTAGTATAGGATTTGAGTCCGAAGGACGGCAGATTAATATACTCGCAAATAACGATTACGGTCGAATGATTGTCAGCAAGCTAAAATAA
- a CDS encoding N-acetylmuramoyl-L-alanine amidase — MFASCIAVGANSIEGLRIWPSPSNTRVVLDLTEQPEYSYFSLSNPERLVIDLSNTVGDLALSNLVNNSDLIKKIRYSTPKDKKSIRVVLELSKKASTEIFALPPTAPYKNRLVIDLSEPDSQSQTVMLSSDNSTRDRDIIIAIDAGHGGEDPGSIGRSGSYEKNITLSVSKQLAALVERESGLRAVMTRTGDYYISPNKRPEIARRSKADLLISIHADAFTTPQPSGASVWVLSMGRANSELGRWMERTERHSELLGGAAEVIQDTASELYLTQALLDMSMDHSLTTSYNISEKVIKQLRQVTKLHKKKPQAASLAVLTSPDIPSILVEIGFISNPTEEKNLNWSKHRQKLADSIFSAIKQYFHTMPPDGTLWASNAKAEKRTHRVSRGESLSLLAQRYNVRVSAIKEANNLRGDTVRIGQLLTIPSI, encoded by the coding sequence ATGTTTGCCAGTTGCATCGCTGTGGGCGCAAATAGTATTGAAGGATTACGGATTTGGCCCTCGCCATCCAATACCCGTGTGGTGTTAGATTTAACCGAGCAACCCGAATACTCTTATTTTAGCCTATCTAATCCAGAACGGTTAGTCATAGACCTTTCCAATACAGTGGGTGATCTCGCCTTATCAAATTTAGTCAACAATAGTGATTTGATTAAGAAAATTCGCTATAGCACCCCTAAAGACAAAAAATCCATCCGGGTCGTGCTAGAGCTTAGCAAAAAAGCCAGCACTGAAATTTTTGCATTACCTCCCACTGCTCCCTATAAAAACCGCTTGGTAATTGATTTAAGCGAACCGGATAGTCAATCGCAAACGGTGATGCTATCCAGTGACAACTCTACCCGCGATAGAGATATCATCATCGCAATCGACGCCGGGCACGGTGGGGAAGACCCTGGCTCAATTGGTCGTTCAGGTAGTTATGAAAAGAATATAACCTTGAGTGTCAGTAAGCAGTTGGCTGCTTTGGTGGAGCGTGAGTCCGGTTTAAGGGCTGTCATGACCCGGACCGGCGACTATTATATATCGCCAAATAAACGTCCTGAAATTGCCCGGCGCAGTAAGGCTGACCTATTGATCTCTATTCACGCGGATGCATTCACAACACCACAACCCAGTGGCGCTTCAGTTTGGGTGCTTTCCATGGGTAGAGCCAACTCTGAATTGGGTCGCTGGATGGAGCGTACCGAACGTCATTCTGAATTATTGGGTGGCGCCGCAGAAGTGATCCAAGATACCGCCAGTGAACTCTATTTAACCCAAGCATTGTTAGATATGTCGATGGACCATTCTTTGACAACCAGTTACAACATTAGCGAAAAAGTGATCAAGCAACTTCGCCAAGTGACTAAATTACATAAGAAAAAGCCGCAAGCTGCAAGCCTCGCAGTGTTAACATCGCCAGACATTCCGTCAATTTTAGTCGAAATCGGCTTTATTTCTAATCCCACTGAAGAGAAAAATTTAAATTGGTCAAAGCATCGTCAAAAACTAGCGGATTCAATTTTTTCGGCGATTAAACAATATTTCCACACCATGCCACCTGATGGCACCTTATGGGCGAGTAATGCTAAAGCGGAAAAGCGCACTCATCGGGTAAGCCGTGGCGAATCTCTATCATTATTGGCCCAACGATATAATGTAAGAGTGAGCGCTATAAAGGAGGCGAACAATCTACGTGGAGATACGGTCCGTATTGGACAGCTTTTAACTATTCCTAGCATTTAA
- the mutL gene encoding DNA mismatch repair endonuclease MutL, with protein sequence MAIQILSTQLANQIAAGEVVERPASVVKELVENSIDAGAKHIDVEIDKGGHKRICIRDNGSGIEKTELQLALSRHATSKISQLDDLENIQSLGFRGEALASISSVSRLTLTSKPANQQEAWQACAEGRDMQVTINPAAHPDGTSIEVVDLFFNTPARRKFLRAEKTEFNHIEEIIKRIALSRFDVGITLKHNGKVVRKFPAIGNHSAPIKRISAVCGNVFAENSVQTNSQYEGMKLTGWLSTPGFDRPQNDLQYFYVNGRVMRDKLINHAIRQAYEGLIDPNSHAAFVLYLDIDPHQVDVNVHPAKHEVRFHQSRLVHDFIFRCLSETLNQSFQTSVNASDQDTEDDKGLNPADSAALMVPVELATAEPAHDYIRPLDHQSHLNPTTVGASTGIRPSSLGGSSKSAAGQFNRPMTLSARQDNAAQNYQRLMQSSVPIDSNVAQHQWLALGDKHVIFNLQGKYLCCEAVALNCCRLKEFFASKAQVKQPLLMPVSMDVSYVQWQRIEARLDKLAEMGFEFSYINQRILLKQVPAGLRQLNWSGVITNLFNEPISQQDTELDIVTQFIGSIAQIQLSAIFSQEGDCKSLIHWLFSMDDWQHIVSQNGKIIALQEWINNLDE encoded by the coding sequence TTGGCAATTCAAATTCTTTCTACACAATTGGCCAATCAGATTGCTGCAGGTGAAGTGGTAGAGCGACCTGCGTCAGTGGTTAAAGAATTGGTAGAGAACAGCATTGATGCGGGTGCCAAGCATATAGATGTTGAAATAGATAAGGGGGGGCACAAGCGAATTTGTATCCGTGACAATGGTAGCGGAATTGAAAAGACCGAATTGCAATTAGCTTTGAGTCGCCACGCAACCAGCAAAATTAGTCAGTTGGATGACTTAGAAAATATTCAGAGTCTTGGCTTTCGCGGTGAGGCATTAGCCAGTATCAGCTCGGTGTCCAGGCTTACCCTTACCTCCAAGCCCGCCAATCAGCAAGAGGCATGGCAGGCTTGTGCAGAAGGTCGCGACATGCAAGTAACAATAAATCCTGCTGCGCATCCAGATGGCACCAGCATTGAGGTGGTGGATTTGTTTTTTAATACGCCGGCCAGGCGCAAGTTTTTACGTGCTGAGAAAACTGAATTCAATCACATCGAAGAAATTATCAAGCGAATAGCATTGAGTCGATTTGATGTTGGAATAACATTGAAACACAACGGTAAAGTGGTGCGTAAGTTCCCTGCTATAGGCAATCACAGTGCGCCGATAAAACGTATATCTGCAGTGTGCGGCAATGTTTTCGCTGAAAACTCAGTACAAACCAACAGCCAATATGAAGGTATGAAGTTAACCGGTTGGTTATCTACACCCGGGTTTGATAGACCTCAAAACGACCTACAATATTTTTATGTTAACGGGCGCGTCATGCGCGATAAGTTGATCAATCATGCAATAAGGCAAGCCTATGAAGGGTTAATTGACCCAAATAGTCATGCTGCATTTGTGTTATATCTTGATATCGATCCTCACCAAGTAGATGTAAACGTGCATCCTGCTAAGCATGAAGTACGCTTCCATCAATCTCGGCTTGTGCACGATTTCATTTTTCGTTGTTTGTCAGAAACTTTAAATCAATCTTTTCAAACCTCTGTTAATGCTTCAGACCAGGACACAGAGGATGACAAAGGCCTTAACCCAGCCGATTCCGCTGCACTAATGGTACCTGTGGAATTAGCTACAGCAGAGCCTGCCCATGATTATATTCGGCCCCTCGATCATCAATCCCATTTGAATCCAACAACGGTTGGAGCATCCACCGGTATTCGCCCTAGCAGTTTAGGGGGGTCATCAAAATCAGCAGCCGGGCAATTCAATCGGCCTATGACTTTATCTGCTCGACAAGACAATGCCGCTCAAAACTACCAAAGGTTAATGCAATCTAGTGTGCCAATTGATAGCAATGTTGCGCAGCACCAATGGCTGGCTTTAGGAGATAAACATGTCATCTTTAATTTGCAGGGCAAGTACCTATGTTGTGAAGCTGTTGCGCTGAACTGTTGTCGGTTAAAAGAATTTTTTGCCAGCAAAGCGCAGGTTAAACAGCCTTTACTGATGCCTGTTTCAATGGATGTCAGCTATGTACAATGGCAACGAATCGAGGCACGTTTAGACAAACTAGCTGAAATGGGCTTCGAATTTAGTTATATCAATCAACGGATCTTGCTTAAACAGGTGCCGGCAGGATTGCGTCAGCTTAATTGGTCAGGAGTGATAACTAATCTATTTAATGAGCCGATAAGTCAGCAAGATACAGAGTTAGATATTGTGACGCAATTTATAGGTAGTATCGCACAAATACAACTGAGCGCTATTTTCAGTCAAGAGGGGGATTGCAAATCACTAATTCATTGGCTATTCAGCATGGATGATTGGCAACATATCGTCAGTCAAAATGGTAAGATCATTGCACTGCAAGAATGGATTAATAATTTAGATGAATAA
- the miaA gene encoding tRNA (adenosine(37)-N6)-dimethylallyltransferase MiaA yields the protein MNKSPNLPPAIFLMGPTASGKTQLAIELCQQLPCEIISVDSALIYRGMDIGTAKPTAAELAAAPHRLIDILDPAESYSVANFRQDALAAMKEISAKGKIPLLVGGTMMYFKSLVDGLSPLPAADEMIRQGLLEQVELQGWAFMHQRLMQIDPVSAKRIHQNDPQRLLRALEVYEITGKTLTELTQQISDQIPYKVNKFAIVPPDRAILHQRIESRFQLMIANGFEQEVESLMARGDLHLDMPSMRCVGYRQMWHYLQGNDKFDDMIFKGVAATRQLAKRQLTWLRSWKNLNLLDGVEKHNLTTIIKLSNTDT from the coding sequence ATGAATAAATCGCCTAATTTGCCGCCTGCTATATTTTTGATGGGGCCCACCGCGTCTGGCAAAACACAACTGGCGATAGAGTTATGTCAACAGTTGCCCTGTGAAATTATCAGTGTAGATTCCGCTTTGATTTATCGCGGTATGGATATAGGTACGGCTAAGCCAACTGCTGCCGAATTAGCGGCTGCTCCTCATCGACTGATCGATATACTCGACCCTGCCGAGTCGTATTCGGTGGCTAATTTTAGACAAGATGCATTAGCGGCAATGAAAGAAATTAGCGCTAAGGGAAAAATTCCGCTGTTAGTGGGCGGAACCATGATGTACTTTAAGAGTTTGGTTGATGGTTTATCGCCATTACCCGCCGCTGATGAGATGATTCGACAAGGATTGCTGGAACAGGTGGAGTTGCAGGGCTGGGCATTTATGCACCAGCGGTTAATGCAGATTGATCCGGTCTCGGCCAAGAGAATTCATCAAAATGATCCGCAGCGGCTGTTAAGAGCATTGGAAGTTTATGAAATTACTGGTAAAACTCTTACTGAGTTAACACAGCAGATATCTGATCAGATTCCATACAAGGTAAATAAATTTGCCATTGTGCCGCCTGATCGGGCTATACTACATCAGCGAATTGAGTCAAGATTTCAGCTGATGATTGCTAACGGCTTTGAGCAGGAAGTAGAATCCTTAATGGCTCGAGGAGATTTACATTTAGATATGCCATCAATGCGTTGTGTCGGTTACCGACAAATGTGGCATTATTTGCAGGGAAATGACAAGTTTGATGATATGATTTTCAAAGGTGTAGCGGCAACACGCCAATTAGCGAAGCGACAATTGACCTGGTTAAGAAGCTGGAAAAATTTAAATTTGCTAGATGGAGTTGAAAAACACAATTTGACTACCATAATCAAGCTTAGTAATACGGATACCTAA
- the hfq gene encoding RNA chaperone Hfq, translating to MAKGQSLQDPFLNALRKERIPVSIYLVNGIKLQGQVESFDQFVILLKNTVSQMVYKHAISTVVPSRAINISTGTQPDGENGE from the coding sequence ATGGCTAAGGGGCAATCTTTACAAGACCCATTTTTAAACGCACTTCGAAAAGAACGTATTCCGGTTTCAATTTATCTTGTCAACGGGATCAAACTTCAAGGTCAAGTGGAATCATTTGATCAGTTTGTAATTCTGTTAAAAAATACCGTCAGCCAAATGGTTTATAAGCACGCGATATCAACAGTCGTGCCTTCACGCGCTATCAATATTTCAACGGGTACGCAACCAGATGGTGAAAACGGTGAATAA
- the hflX gene encoding ribosome rescue GTPase HflX — protein MFDRYEAGEQAVLVHIEFSDESSKEDLDELQMLVSSAGVNAVDVITGSRQAPHPKYFVGSGKAEEIANAVRANEADVVIFNHPLSPSQERNLEALCKCRVLDRTGLILDIFAQRARTHEGKLQVELAQLKHISTRLIRGWTHLERQKGGIGLRGPGETQLETDRRLLRVRIKSILRRLEKVQKQREQGRRARKRAEMPTVSLVGYTNAGKSTLFNTITDAGVYAADQLFATLDPTLRKIQVQDVGPTILADTVGFIRHLPHDLVAAFKATLQETQEADLLLHVVDHADEQYMDNIDQVNAVLAEIGADEIPQLMVCNKIDRLEGVEPKIDRDDEGTPTRVWISAQQGQGIDLLFNALTDCLSKSIVEYTLRIPPKEGKLRGELFRLNCIASESYTEDGDWLVEVRMPVADWHRLEKRSDTDLSSLVVTH, from the coding sequence TTGTTTGACCGTTATGAAGCAGGCGAGCAGGCTGTTTTAGTACATATAGAATTTTCCGACGAATCTAGTAAAGAAGATCTTGATGAACTACAGATGCTTGTCTCATCGGCTGGCGTGAATGCTGTAGATGTTATTACTGGATCTCGTCAGGCCCCTCATCCCAAATATTTCGTTGGTAGTGGTAAAGCCGAAGAAATTGCCAATGCCGTAAGAGCTAACGAAGCTGATGTGGTGATATTTAATCATCCTCTTTCCCCCTCACAAGAGCGTAACTTAGAGGCGCTTTGCAAATGCCGGGTACTGGATCGGACTGGCTTAATCCTTGATATATTCGCTCAACGAGCGAGAACTCACGAGGGTAAGTTGCAAGTAGAGTTAGCTCAGCTTAAACATATTTCAACCCGTTTAATCCGTGGCTGGACCCACTTGGAGCGACAAAAAGGTGGAATCGGTTTGCGGGGACCAGGGGAAACCCAGTTAGAAACCGATCGAAGATTGCTGCGGGTACGTATTAAAAGTATTCTACGACGTCTTGAAAAGGTGCAGAAGCAACGTGAGCAGGGACGTCGTGCCCGTAAACGTGCTGAAATGCCAACGGTTTCTCTGGTGGGTTATACCAACGCTGGTAAATCTACCTTATTTAATACTATAACGGATGCCGGTGTTTACGCAGCTGATCAATTATTTGCGACACTGGATCCCACCTTACGGAAGATTCAGGTACAAGATGTGGGACCCACTATTCTAGCTGACACCGTTGGGTTTATCCGACACTTACCCCATGACTTAGTCGCAGCATTCAAAGCGACCTTGCAAGAAACACAAGAAGCTGATTTATTGTTACATGTGGTGGATCATGCCGATGAACAGTATATGGACAATATCGACCAAGTTAATGCGGTATTGGCTGAAATCGGTGCAGACGAAATACCGCAATTAATGGTTTGTAACAAAATCGATCGATTAGAAGGCGTTGAGCCAAAGATAGATAGGGATGATGAAGGAACACCCACTCGTGTGTGGATTTCTGCTCAACAGGGCCAAGGGATTGATTTATTATTTAATGCCCTCACTGATTGTTTATCGAAAAGCATTGTGGAATACACATTACGAATTCCCCCGAAAGAGGGTAAACTTCGTGGAGAGCTATTTCGTTTGAACTGTATTGCTTCAGAGTCGTATACAGAAGATGGGGATTGGTTGGTGGAAGTGCGCATGCCTGTCGCCGATTGGCACCGTTTAGAAAAGCGTTCGGATACGGATTTATCGAGTCTAGTGGTAACACACTGA
- the hflK gene encoding FtsH protease activity modulator HflK, which produces MAWNEPGGKNNDPWKNKGGRDQGPPDLDDIFKNLFGKFSKKGGDGGSGGKSLGGVGITLIVTILVVVWVISGFYTIREAERGVVLRFGEFHQFVEPGLKWKPTFVDTVEPVNVQSIKSMSSEGSMLTQDENVVGVEMEVQYRIVEPYKYTFAVTDPTQSLNQALNSAIRYVVGHSNMNDTLTSGREVIRQQVWQELEAIIGPYDMGISIVDINFKDARPPNAVREAFDDAIAAQEDEQRFIREAEAYAREIEPRARGQVNRMAEEAQAYKQRVTLEAQGEVARFQELLPQYVAAPVVTRQRIYLETMEQVYQNTSKIMVDNKGSGNMMYLPLDKILENQGAATSRSNSRSTLEGLQENKMTTPQSSNSTPSTTLRGNSTRSGRN; this is translated from the coding sequence ATGGCTTGGAATGAGCCTGGTGGTAAGAACAACGACCCTTGGAAAAACAAGGGTGGGCGTGATCAAGGGCCACCTGATTTGGATGATATATTCAAAAATTTGTTTGGTAAATTCAGTAAGAAAGGTGGTGATGGCGGCTCAGGCGGAAAAAGCTTGGGTGGTGTTGGTATCACACTGATAGTAACCATTTTAGTAGTCGTTTGGGTAATTAGCGGTTTTTACACAATCCGTGAAGCTGAGCGTGGTGTGGTATTAAGATTTGGTGAATTTCATCAATTCGTCGAGCCAGGCCTAAAATGGAAACCGACGTTTGTCGATACTGTTGAGCCGGTCAACGTTCAGTCGATCAAATCTATGTCCTCAGAAGGTAGCATGCTGACCCAAGACGAGAACGTAGTTGGGGTTGAGATGGAAGTGCAGTACCGTATTGTTGAGCCATACAAATATACTTTCGCGGTGACTGATCCTACTCAAAGTCTGAATCAGGCGTTGAATAGTGCCATTCGTTATGTGGTCGGTCATTCTAATATGAATGATACATTAACCAGCGGTCGTGAAGTCATTCGTCAACAAGTGTGGCAAGAACTCGAAGCGATTATTGGTCCCTACGACATGGGTATCTCTATAGTCGATATCAACTTCAAAGATGCGCGGCCACCAAATGCGGTTCGTGAAGCCTTTGATGACGCCATTGCGGCACAAGAAGATGAACAACGCTTCATTCGTGAAGCTGAGGCTTACGCCCGTGAAATTGAACCTCGTGCTCGTGGTCAAGTGAATCGTATGGCTGAAGAAGCACAAGCCTATAAGCAACGTGTTACTTTGGAAGCACAGGGTGAAGTTGCAAGGTTCCAAGAGTTGTTGCCACAGTATGTTGCTGCACCCGTTGTTACCCGTCAGCGCATCTATTTGGAAACCATGGAGCAGGTATATCAAAATACCAGCAAAATCATGGTGGACAACAAAGGCTCTGGCAACATGATGTATTTGCCGCTAGATAAAATACTCGAAAATCAAGGTGCCGCAACGTCACGGTCAAATTCACGCAGTACCTTAGAAGGGCTGCAGGAAAACAAAATGACCACGCCGCAAAGCTCTAATTCGACACCTAGCACCACCTTGCGTGGTAATAGCACCAGATCGGGGAGAAATTAA
- the hflC gene encoding protease modulator HflC, with the protein MKNLGLILIVVLLLVGFGSLFVVSEGNKAIVIQFGKVERDSQGDTRVFSPGLHFKIPLIDRVVPLDARIQTLDDPAGRFVTSEKKDLIVDSYVKWRIKDFATYYLSTGGNKLQAEALLKQKVNNGLRSEFGTRTISQIVSGERSELMDEAMKQASSSSDELGIEIVDVRVKQINLPDEVSSSIFQRMRAEREAVAREHRSEGREQAEVIKAEIDAKVTVMLADAERNLRKLKGEGDAQAAQIYAETYSKSPEFYSFLRSMDAYKAAFDSKQDVLIVEPDSDFFKYMKDSDGKRK; encoded by the coding sequence ATGAAAAATTTAGGATTAATACTCATCGTTGTTCTTCTACTCGTAGGCTTCGGTTCTTTGTTTGTTGTATCAGAGGGGAATAAAGCCATTGTTATCCAATTCGGTAAAGTAGAGCGTGACAGCCAAGGTGACACTAGAGTGTTTTCCCCTGGTTTACACTTCAAAATACCTCTGATTGATCGTGTCGTGCCTTTAGACGCGCGTATTCAGACATTGGATGATCCTGCTGGGCGTTTTGTTACATCCGAGAAAAAAGACTTAATCGTTGATTCTTATGTGAAATGGCGTATCAAAGACTTTGCTACTTACTACCTTTCAACAGGTGGAAACAAGTTGCAAGCTGAAGCGTTATTGAAGCAAAAAGTTAATAACGGTCTGCGCTCTGAATTTGGTACCCGTACTATTTCACAGATAGTCTCAGGTGAGCGCTCTGAGTTAATGGACGAAGCAATGAAACAGGCTTCAAGCAGTTCAGACGAACTCGGGATCGAAATTGTTGACGTGCGTGTTAAGCAAATCAACTTGCCAGATGAAGTCAGCAGTTCCATTTTCCAACGTATGCGTGCCGAGCGTGAAGCTGTTGCTCGTGAACACCGTTCGGAAGGTCGTGAACAGGCTGAAGTCATCAAGGCAGAGATAGACGCTAAAGTTACCGTTATGCTTGCTGATGCCGAACGTAACCTTCGTAAACTGAAAGGTGAAGGTGACGCACAGGCCGCCCAAATTTATGCAGAGACCTATTCGAAGAGCCCAGAGTTTTACTCCTTTCTTCGTAGTATGGATGCTTATAAAGCCGCCTTTGACAGCAAACAAGATGTGTTAATTGTTGAGCCTGATAGTGATTTCTTCAAATATATGAAAGACAGCGACGGCAAACGAAAGTAG
- a CDS encoding GNAT family N-acetyltransferase yields the protein MNLVTQWQSIESMIIRNVNKADYAQIKQLNDEFVHFTSPMDIARISQLDQWACYHKVVERKPLARDESKLLGFLLAMPGACQYDSENYQWFNRRYNDFIYVDRIVIRSQEQSSGLGHKLYEELFQFARQQHIAAICCEYNLVPENRASERFHQSFGFQPGGQISSRNSDKVVSLQMVRLD from the coding sequence ATGAACTTAGTGACCCAATGGCAGAGTATTGAATCAATGATAATACGCAATGTAAATAAAGCTGATTATGCGCAAATCAAACAACTGAATGATGAATTTGTGCATTTCACCAGTCCAATGGACATAGCAAGGATCAGTCAGTTGGACCAATGGGCCTGCTATCACAAAGTAGTCGAGAGAAAACCTTTGGCTAGGGACGAGTCAAAGCTTTTAGGCTTTTTGTTGGCTATGCCTGGGGCTTGTCAGTACGACAGTGAAAACTATCAATGGTTTAATCGTCGGTATAACGACTTTATATACGTAGATCGGATAGTCATTCGTTCGCAGGAACAAAGCAGTGGGTTGGGGCACAAGCTGTACGAGGAACTATTTCAGTTTGCCCGTCAGCAGCATATCGCAGCTATTTGTTGTGAGTATAATTTAGTGCCAGAGAACAGAGCGTCAGAGCGCTTTCATCAGTCTTTTGGTTTTCAACCTGGAGGACAAATTAGTTCACGGAACTCTGATAAAGTAGTCTCATTACAAATGGTTAGACTCGACTGA
- a CDS encoding transporter substrate-binding domain-containing protein — protein MQRTLYLFLCLALAITAGSSTAQQPIQTSLKVTVLVDEFAPYINQEHSALGSAAKTLRTLSEYAGIELEWHYIPYADATKILVQRSEYISFPYFYTEQRSNQFLYSKPVAQINNRVFYNRRYLSSLNSDEVSELRAGIVEGNSYGETIDGLMDQPQLFNSEVSALTALMLNEIDVLPMAEGVMNVTLARYFPDQSELIKSVDSINGNEKLHIIAPRSEFGEHIIALFDRAIEAKFQGQAPIDRSTAKPPPVDVAELIPAEGFPAILGLDTKTNSTYTLPIGTRVIVIDWSEAIRQPTVDTRVNRNMMFTSKVVVLNGPHVGKELMIRNMHIKLR, from the coding sequence ATGCAACGGACCTTATATTTATTTTTGTGTCTTGCTCTTGCCATAACCGCAGGCTCATCAACGGCTCAACAGCCAATTCAGACGTCACTAAAAGTTACCGTATTGGTGGATGAATTTGCCCCCTATATAAATCAAGAGCATAGCGCCTTGGGCAGCGCAGCAAAAACCCTAAGAACGTTATCTGAATATGCTGGAATCGAGCTGGAGTGGCATTATATACCCTATGCGGATGCCACAAAGATTCTAGTTCAACGCAGTGAATATATCTCTTTCCCATATTTTTATACCGAGCAACGTAGCAATCAGTTTTTGTATTCAAAACCAGTCGCCCAAATTAACAACCGCGTTTTCTATAATCGACGTTATCTATCCTCGCTCAATAGCGATGAGGTATCCGAATTGCGAGCTGGTATTGTCGAAGGTAATAGTTATGGTGAAACCATTGATGGGTTGATGGACCAGCCACAACTATTTAACAGCGAAGTGAGTGCTCTTACCGCCTTAATGTTAAATGAAATTGACGTGTTACCTATGGCTGAAGGTGTCATGAACGTCACTTTGGCCCGTTATTTCCCCGATCAAAGTGAACTAATTAAGTCGGTAGATTCAATCAACGGTAATGAAAAACTGCATATTATTGCTCCTCGAAGTGAGTTTGGTGAGCACATAATCGCTCTCTTTGATCGAGCTATAGAGGCTAAATTTCAGGGTCAAGCGCCTATTGACAGAAGCACTGCAAAGCCGCCACCAGTGGACGTTGCAGAGCTAATACCCGCAGAGGGATTCCCTGCTATTCTTGGCTTGGACACCAAGACAAATTCCACTTACACTTTGCCCATAGGAACACGTGTTATTGTGATTGATTGGAGCGAAGCTATTCGTCAACCAACCGTGGATACGAGAGTCAACCGCAACATGATGTTTACTAGTAAGGTAGTGGTTCTCAATGGCCCCCATGTGGGAAAAGAGTTGATGATCCGAAATATGCACATTAAATTAAGATGA